In Streptomyces sp. NBC_01707, a genomic segment contains:
- the cobM gene encoding precorrin-4 C(11)-methyltransferase, protein MTVYFIGAGPGAADLITVRGARTLAACQVCLYAGSLVPRELLAECPPDALLVDTAQLNLDEITGELVRAHEDGHDVARLHSGDPSVFSAVAEQMRRLDAAGVPYEVVPGVPAFAAAAAALKRELTVPTVGQTVILTRIAHRATAMPDGEDLATLGRSGALIVLHLAARYVDRVVEELLPHYGADCPAAVVAMASRPDELILRGSLSDIAEQVKTAGVIRTAVIMVGRTLGAEQFRDSHLYSAERDRHVC, encoded by the coding sequence ATGACCGTGTACTTCATCGGCGCCGGGCCCGGCGCCGCCGACCTGATCACGGTGCGCGGTGCCCGGACGCTCGCCGCCTGCCAGGTCTGTCTGTACGCGGGCAGCCTGGTCCCGCGCGAACTGCTCGCCGAATGCCCGCCGGACGCCCTCCTCGTCGACACCGCGCAGCTCAATCTCGACGAGATCACCGGCGAGTTGGTACGCGCACACGAGGACGGGCACGACGTGGCCCGGCTGCACTCCGGCGACCCGTCCGTCTTCAGCGCGGTCGCCGAGCAGATGAGGCGTCTCGACGCGGCAGGTGTGCCGTACGAAGTGGTGCCCGGCGTACCGGCGTTCGCGGCGGCCGCCGCGGCCCTGAAGCGGGAGCTGACCGTGCCGACCGTCGGCCAGACCGTCATCCTCACCCGGATCGCCCACCGCGCCACGGCCATGCCGGACGGCGAGGACCTGGCGACGCTCGGGCGCAGCGGTGCGCTGATCGTGCTGCACCTGGCCGCCCGGTACGTCGACCGGGTGGTCGAGGAGCTGCTGCCGCACTACGGGGCCGACTGCCCGGCCGCCGTGGTGGCCATGGCGTCCCGCCCGGACGAGCTGATCCTGCGCGGTTCGCTGAGCGACATCGCCGAGCAGGTGAAGACCGCCGGAGTGATCCGTACCGCCGTCATCATGGTCGGCCGCACGCTGGGCGCCGAGCAGTTCCGGGACAGCCACCTGTACTCGGCGGAGCGCGACCGGCACGTCTGCTGA
- a CDS encoding cobalamin biosynthesis protein CobG, with the protein MLAAMSTSDTPPSASGESFSRDRGDACPGSLRLHRADDGSLARVRIPGGVLDTRQADVLREAARELGDGELHLTSRGNVQLRGLDADCGGRLAELIGAVGLLPSWSHERIRNVVASPLSGLDGRGRSDVRPWLTTLDGLLCGSDKAAGLSGRFLFALDDGRGDVDALGADVTLLGRVDGGAWLRIGAAEAVLRVSGADAPRAALIAAETFVDAARQTGAWRVSELPFPAAELWSRVGTALRTAGVDAADRLERVPPPAAPQEPGYGLVGTSGPAALCVGVPFGRLTGAQWESLTRAGGEVRLTPWRSVVVTGVARGAAAARLAEWGAAGLVVGPDSAWTGVGACIGRPGCAKSLADVRGDAEAAVTAGDPGVARLPVYWSGCERRCGHPKGSWVDVVAVPGGHQVSLVRGDVRGAPATVHGSPSDLAAAVTAARVTRS; encoded by the coding sequence ATGCTCGCCGCCATGTCCACTTCCGACACCCCTCCGTCGGCCTCGGGGGAGTCCTTCTCCCGGGACCGCGGCGATGCCTGCCCGGGGTCGCTGCGGCTCCACCGGGCGGACGACGGGTCACTGGCGCGGGTCCGGATCCCCGGCGGCGTGCTGGACACGCGGCAGGCGGACGTGCTCCGGGAGGCGGCACGGGAGTTGGGCGACGGTGAGTTGCATCTCACTTCGCGGGGCAATGTCCAGTTGCGCGGGCTCGACGCGGACTGCGGTGGGCGGCTCGCCGAACTCATCGGTGCGGTAGGGCTGCTGCCGTCCTGGAGCCATGAGCGGATTCGCAATGTGGTGGCATCCCCGCTCTCCGGGCTCGACGGCAGGGGCCGCTCGGACGTCCGGCCGTGGCTGACCACGCTGGACGGGCTGTTGTGCGGAAGTGACAAAGCGGCCGGGTTGTCCGGCCGCTTTCTGTTCGCGCTCGACGACGGCCGCGGTGATGTGGACGCACTGGGTGCGGATGTGACGCTGCTGGGGCGGGTCGACGGCGGTGCGTGGCTGCGGATCGGGGCCGCGGAGGCGGTGCTGAGGGTCTCCGGGGCGGACGCGCCCCGTGCCGCGCTGATTGCCGCCGAGACGTTCGTGGACGCGGCGCGGCAGACGGGTGCCTGGCGGGTGAGCGAACTGCCTTTCCCGGCCGCAGAGTTGTGGTCGCGGGTGGGAACGGCATTGCGTACGGCGGGAGTTGACGCGGCCGACCGCCTGGAGCGCGTACCGCCGCCGGCGGCGCCGCAGGAGCCCGGGTACGGACTTGTCGGCACCTCCGGACCGGCCGCGCTCTGTGTCGGTGTGCCGTTCGGACGCCTCACCGGCGCTCAGTGGGAGAGCCTGACCCGTGCGGGCGGTGAAGTGCGGCTGACCCCCTGGCGGAGCGTCGTCGTGACAGGTGTGGCGCGCGGCGCGGCCGCGGCACGGCTGGCCGAGTGGGGCGCGGCCGGACTGGTGGTCGGGCCCGACTCCGCGTGGACCGGCGTCGGGGCCTGCATCGGCCGGCCGGGCTGTGCGAAGTCCCTGGCCGATGTCCGCGGGGACGCGGAGGCCGCGGTGACGGCGGGGGATCCGGGCGTCGCGCGACTGCCCGTGTACTGGTCCGGCTGTGAACGCCGGTGCGGCCACCCCAAGGGCAGCTGGGTCGACGTCGTCGCCGTCCCTGGCGGGCACCAGGTGTCCCTGGTGCGCGGAGACGTGCGGGGCGCCCCGGCGACGGTCCACGGCAGCCCGTCCGACCTGGCCGCCGCGGTGACGGCCGCCCGCGTCACCCGTAGCTGA
- a CDS encoding cobalt-precorrin-5B (C(1))-methyltransferase — MSEAKGGRSAQLKHTGLRPGWTTGACATAATTAAYTALLTGDFPDPVSITLPKGQTPAFALAVEELDGERATVGVVKDAGDDPDVTHGALVRATVRRLPPGSGVVFRAGPGVGTVTRPGLPLDVGEPAINPMPRQMMRDHIARIAADHGATGDVEVTVSVDHGEEIARSTWNPRLGILGGLSILGTTGVVVPYSCSAWIDSIRRGVDVARAAGHTHVAGCTGSTSEKTVVAEYGLPEIALLDMGDFAGAVLKYVRRHPVDRLTVCGGFAKLSKLAAGHLDLHSARSQVDKGFLAELARRGGADTALAAAVADANTGLAALQLCAAAGVPLGDLVAVAARDQALSVLRGAPVAVDVICIDRAGAVVGRSGVH, encoded by the coding sequence ATGAGTGAGGCGAAGGGCGGGCGCAGCGCCCAACTCAAACACACCGGTCTTCGGCCCGGCTGGACGACCGGTGCCTGTGCGACCGCGGCCACGACGGCGGCGTACACGGCCCTGCTGACCGGCGACTTCCCCGACCCGGTGTCCATCACCCTGCCGAAGGGCCAGACCCCCGCGTTCGCGCTGGCGGTGGAGGAGCTCGACGGGGAGCGGGCGACGGTCGGCGTGGTCAAGGACGCGGGGGACGACCCGGACGTGACACACGGCGCGCTGGTGCGGGCCACCGTGCGCCGCCTGCCGCCCGGTTCGGGTGTGGTGTTCCGGGCGGGTCCGGGGGTGGGCACGGTGACCCGCCCAGGTCTGCCGCTCGACGTCGGCGAGCCCGCGATCAATCCGATGCCGCGGCAGATGATGCGCGACCACATCGCGCGGATCGCTGCGGACCACGGGGCCACAGGCGACGTCGAGGTCACCGTGTCCGTCGATCACGGCGAGGAGATCGCCCGTTCCACGTGGAACCCGCGCCTGGGCATCCTGGGCGGGCTGTCGATCCTCGGCACGACCGGGGTCGTCGTCCCGTACTCCTGCTCGGCGTGGATCGACTCGATCCGCCGCGGTGTGGACGTGGCCCGCGCGGCGGGACACACGCATGTGGCGGGGTGCACGGGGTCGACCTCGGAGAAGACCGTCGTCGCCGAGTACGGCCTGCCGGAGATCGCCCTGCTCGACATGGGGGACTTCGCAGGAGCGGTGCTCAAGTACGTACGCAGGCATCCGGTGGACCGGCTGACGGTGTGCGGCGGGTTCGCGAAGCTGTCGAAGCTCGCTGCGGGCCATCTGGATCTGCACTCGGCCCGCTCCCAGGTCGACAAGGGGTTCCTCGCCGAACTCGCCCGGCGGGGCGGCGCGGACACGGCCCTGGCCGCCGCAGTGGCGGACGCCAACACGGGCCTGGCCGCCCTCCAGCTGTGCGCGGCGGCCGGGGTCCCCCTGGGTGACCTGGTCGCGGTCGCCGCCCGCGACCAGGCGCTGTCGGTGCTGCGAGGGGCGCCGGTGGCCGTGGACGTCATCTGTATCGACCGGGCGGGCGCGGTCGTCGGCCGCAGCGGGGTCCACTGA
- a CDS encoding cobalt-precorrin-6A reductase yields MHVLVLGGTTEARRLAESLAGALPAGARVTSSLAGRVASPKLPPGEVRVGGFGGADGLAEWLRTHRVDALIDATHPFAGTISFHAASAAAVAHVPLLALRRPGWVPVDGDRWHPVGSLDEAAAALPTLGRRVFLTTGRMGLAAFAGLDSLWFLMRSVDAPEGPCPARMEVLLDRGPFTLDGERELIRRHRLDVLVTKDSGGDATAPKLAAAREAGIPVVVVRRPPVPEGVPVAATPEAAVEWLAGLRG; encoded by the coding sequence ATGCACGTACTCGTCCTCGGTGGCACGACGGAGGCCCGCCGCCTCGCCGAGAGCCTGGCGGGGGCGCTCCCCGCCGGGGCCCGGGTCACCAGTTCGCTCGCCGGCCGGGTGGCCAGTCCGAAGCTGCCGCCCGGCGAGGTGCGGGTCGGCGGGTTCGGCGGAGCCGACGGGCTCGCCGAGTGGCTGCGTACGCACCGGGTCGACGCGCTCATCGATGCCACCCATCCTTTCGCCGGGACGATCAGTTTCCATGCGGCGTCGGCCGCCGCCGTCGCCCATGTTCCCCTGCTCGCGCTGCGCCGGCCCGGCTGGGTGCCCGTCGACGGCGACCGCTGGCATCCGGTCGGATCGCTGGACGAGGCGGCTGCCGCCCTGCCCACGCTGGGCCGCCGTGTCTTCCTGACCACCGGCCGGATGGGACTCGCCGCCTTCGCCGGCCTCGATTCCCTGTGGTTCCTGATGCGGTCGGTGGATGCCCCCGAGGGACCGTGCCCGGCGCGGATGGAGGTCCTGCTGGACCGGGGGCCCTTCACCCTCGACGGCGAGCGCGAGCTGATCCGCCGTCACCGCCTCGATGTCCTCGTCACGAAGGACAGCGGGGGCGACGCCACCGCGCCGAAGCTGGCCGCCGCCCGGGAGGCCGGCATCCCGGTGGTGGTGGTCCGCCGGCCGCCGGTCCCGGAAGGCGTACCGGTGGCCGCCACGCCGGAAGCGGCGGTGGAGTGGCTGGCCGGCCTGCGCGGCTGA
- a CDS encoding SSI family serine proteinase inhibitor, with translation MILSTVARRLAAASLTAAALAAPLLMSPTAQADSRETLLFLTVSGSENTWIRGIALECPATSQGHHPRAAEACAALDEARGDFDTLPGDPHLCPLIHDPVTVTAEGTYDSDTVDWQRTYPNACALEAAAGPVFAF, from the coding sequence GTGATCCTCTCCACCGTCGCCCGGCGCCTGGCCGCCGCCTCGCTGACAGCAGCCGCCCTGGCCGCGCCCCTGCTCATGTCCCCGACCGCGCAGGCCGACTCCCGGGAGACCCTCCTCTTCCTGACCGTCTCCGGCAGCGAGAACACCTGGATCCGCGGCATCGCCCTCGAGTGTCCGGCCACCTCCCAGGGCCACCACCCGAGGGCGGCGGAGGCGTGCGCCGCCCTGGACGAGGCCCGGGGCGACTTCGACACGCTGCCCGGCGACCCGCACCTGTGCCCGCTGATCCACGACCCCGTCACGGTCACCGCCGAGGGGACGTACGACAGCGACACGGTGGACTGGCAGCGCACCTACCCGAACGCCTGCGCCTTGGAGGCGGCAGCGGGACCCGTCTTCGCATTCTGA
- a CDS encoding precorrin-8X methylmutase: MFQYEKDGPAIYRQSFATIRAEADLAGLPADVSQVAVRMIHACGMVDLVRDIDFTPGVVADARRALRSGAPILCDVAMVASGVTRKRLPADNEVICTLSDPAVPDLAAKLGTTRSAAAMELWRDRMEGAVVAVGNAPTALFRLLEMIEEGAPRPAAVIGVPVGFVGAAESKDALADHPSGLEHLVVRGRRGGSAIAAAALNAIASEEE; this comes from the coding sequence GTGTTCCAGTACGAGAAGGACGGACCGGCGATCTACCGCCAGTCCTTCGCCACCATCCGCGCCGAGGCGGATCTCGCGGGGCTGCCCGCCGACGTCAGCCAGGTCGCGGTCCGCATGATCCACGCCTGCGGCATGGTCGACCTCGTACGCGACATCGACTTCACCCCGGGCGTGGTGGCCGACGCCCGCCGGGCACTGCGGTCCGGTGCGCCGATCCTGTGCGACGTGGCCATGGTCGCCAGCGGTGTCACCCGCAAGCGGCTGCCCGCCGACAACGAGGTCATCTGCACCCTGTCGGACCCGGCGGTCCCCGATCTCGCCGCGAAGCTGGGCACGACCCGCAGCGCCGCCGCGATGGAGCTGTGGCGGGACCGCATGGAGGGGGCGGTGGTGGCCGTGGGCAATGCGCCGACCGCGTTGTTCCGGCTGCTCGAGATGATCGAGGAGGGTGCTCCCCGCCCGGCCGCGGTCATCGGTGTGCCCGTCGGTTTCGTCGGAGCCGCCGAGTCCAAGGACGCCCTGGCCGACCATCCGTCCGGTCTGGAACACCTGGTCGTACGGGGCCGTCGCGGCGGCAGCGCCATAGCCGCGGCCGCGCTCAACGCGATCGCCAGCGAGGAAGAGTAA
- the cbiE gene encoding precorrin-6y C5,15-methyltransferase (decarboxylating) subunit CbiE codes for MPAEPATPPPPAPTVVGIGADGWAGLPESSRAVLLDAQAVIGGARQLDLLPPVCTGRRVPWPSPLRPAVAGLLAAHRGLRTAVLASGDPMFYGIGRALCEELGAGNLRVLPHPSSVSYACARLGWPLEDTEVVTLVGRPNARLAAALHEGRRLMVLSAGAGTPGEVAALLRERGFGPSPMRVLEQLGGEAEDCVTGTADGWAHPAGDPLNVVAVECRRDPDALRLGAVPGLPDDAYEHDGQLTKRHVRAATLGALAPAPGELLWDIGGGSGSIAVEWMRTHPSCHAVTVERDPVRAGRITRNADRLGVPALRVVTGRAPEVLDGLPVPDAVFIGGGLTVPGLLDACWDALPPGGRLVANTVTLESEALLAERYRSHGGDLVRLAVAHAVPVGGFTGWRHAMPVTQWSVCKPVGTSPIPSSPSSSGENR; via the coding sequence ATCCCCGCAGAGCCCGCAACACCCCCGCCACCTGCGCCGACCGTCGTGGGGATCGGCGCCGACGGGTGGGCGGGGCTGCCGGAGAGCTCGCGTGCGGTGCTGCTCGACGCGCAGGCGGTGATCGGCGGTGCACGGCAACTGGACCTGCTGCCGCCGGTCTGTACGGGACGCCGTGTGCCCTGGCCTTCTCCGCTGCGGCCCGCCGTGGCCGGTCTCCTTGCCGCACATCGGGGGCTTCGGACAGCCGTGCTGGCCAGCGGCGACCCCATGTTCTACGGCATCGGGCGCGCGCTCTGCGAGGAGTTGGGTGCGGGGAACCTCCGTGTCCTGCCGCATCCGTCGTCCGTCTCCTATGCCTGTGCCCGGCTCGGCTGGCCGCTGGAGGACACCGAGGTCGTCACGCTGGTGGGCAGACCCAACGCCCGGCTGGCCGCCGCCCTGCACGAGGGCCGGCGGCTGATGGTGCTGAGCGCGGGTGCCGGAACCCCCGGTGAAGTGGCCGCGCTGCTGCGCGAACGCGGCTTCGGGCCCAGCCCGATGCGGGTGCTGGAACAGCTCGGCGGCGAGGCCGAGGACTGTGTCACGGGGACGGCCGACGGTTGGGCGCATCCGGCGGGCGATCCGCTGAACGTCGTTGCGGTCGAGTGCCGGCGGGACCCGGACGCACTGCGGCTCGGCGCCGTACCCGGGCTGCCGGACGACGCGTACGAACACGACGGACAGCTCACCAAGCGTCATGTCCGCGCCGCAACCCTCGGGGCACTGGCCCCGGCACCCGGCGAGCTGCTGTGGGACATCGGCGGCGGTTCCGGATCGATCGCCGTCGAGTGGATGCGTACGCACCCGTCCTGTCACGCCGTCACCGTCGAGCGCGACCCGGTACGGGCCGGGCGCATCACCCGTAACGCGGACCGGCTCGGCGTCCCCGCGCTGCGTGTGGTCACCGGCCGGGCCCCGGAGGTGCTCGACGGACTGCCGGTGCCGGACGCCGTGTTCATCGGCGGCGGGCTGACCGTGCCGGGGCTGCTCGACGCCTGCTGGGACGCGCTGCCGCCCGGCGGACGGCTGGTCGCCAACACCGTCACGCTGGAGTCCGAGGCACTGCTCGCCGAGCGGTACCGGAGCCACGGCGGCGATCTGGTGCGGCTCGCGGTCGCGCACGCCGTGCCGGTCGGCGGCTTCACCGGCTGGCGGCATGCCATGCCGGTCACCCAGTGGTCCGTGTGCAAGCCCGTCGGCACCTCCCCGATACCGTCCTCACCGTCCTCATCAGGAGAGAACAGATGA
- a CDS encoding sulfite oxidase: protein MDGGPGPFTGDLSPPGHLAGPGEGISPEELALAARNHGLPLEALRHDVTPLGLHYVLVHYDIPYVPDARVARWQLTVHGRVRRPLALDLAALRSFPAVTLRVTMECAGNGRALLAPRPVSQPWLVEAVGTAEWTGVPLRLLLAEAGIRPDAVEVVFSGADHGVERGVEQDYRRSLPLDVATGDDPEVLVAYRMNGGPLPPQHGHPLRLVVPGWYGMAHVKWLREIRLTGAPFTGFQQATAYRYRQEPGDPGRPVTRMAPRALMIPPGCPDFMSRIRFVRPGRVLLEGRAWSGRPPVTRVEVTTDDCRSWHDAELGPPDRSGAHPWAWQRWQSTWTATPGNHVLAARATDAAGRVQPLTQPWNRGGFGNNRIQRILVHCGPGQLGVRSTPQGAHG from the coding sequence ATGGATGGAGGCCCAGGGCCTTTCACCGGTGACCTCAGCCCACCGGGGCACCTCGCCGGGCCCGGCGAGGGCATCAGCCCGGAGGAACTGGCGCTCGCGGCGCGCAACCATGGACTGCCGCTGGAGGCGCTGCGTCACGACGTCACCCCCCTCGGACTGCACTACGTACTGGTGCACTACGACATCCCGTACGTCCCCGACGCCCGCGTCGCGCGCTGGCAGCTCACCGTGCACGGCCGGGTCCGCAGACCGCTCGCGCTGGACCTGGCGGCCCTGCGGTCGTTCCCGGCCGTCACACTCCGCGTCACGATGGAGTGCGCGGGCAACGGCCGGGCCCTGCTCGCACCGCGCCCGGTCAGCCAGCCATGGCTGGTCGAGGCGGTCGGTACGGCGGAGTGGACCGGGGTACCGCTGCGGCTGCTGCTCGCCGAGGCCGGAATCCGGCCCGACGCCGTCGAGGTCGTCTTCAGCGGGGCCGACCACGGGGTCGAGCGCGGCGTCGAACAGGACTACCGGCGGAGCCTGCCGCTGGACGTGGCCACCGGAGACGACCCGGAAGTGCTGGTGGCGTACCGGATGAACGGCGGGCCGCTGCCGCCGCAGCACGGCCATCCGCTACGCCTGGTGGTGCCCGGCTGGTACGGCATGGCGCATGTGAAGTGGCTCCGCGAGATCCGGCTCACGGGCGCCCCGTTCACCGGATTCCAGCAGGCGACGGCCTACCGCTACCGCCAGGAGCCCGGTGATCCGGGCCGGCCCGTCACCCGGATGGCCCCACGGGCGCTGATGATCCCGCCGGGGTGCCCGGACTTCATGTCCAGGATCCGTTTCGTACGCCCCGGCCGCGTTCTGCTGGAAGGTAGGGCCTGGTCGGGGCGGCCGCCGGTCACCCGGGTCGAGGTGACCACGGACGACTGCCGTTCCTGGCACGACGCCGAACTCGGCCCGCCGGACAGGAGCGGAGCGCACCCCTGGGCCTGGCAGCGGTGGCAGTCGACGTGGACGGCCACGCCCGGAAACCATGTCCTGGCCGCCCGCGCCACCGATGCGGCGGGGCGGGTCCAGCCCCTCACCCAACCCTGGAACCGCGGCGGCTTCGGCAACAACCGCATCCAGCGGATCCTGGTCCACTGCGGGCCGGGACAGCTGGGGGTGAGGAGTACGCCTCAGGGGGCGCACGGGTGA
- a CDS encoding precorrin-2 C(20)-methyltransferase has protein sequence MSEQNTGRLYGVGLGPGDPALMTVRAVQIIAEADVIAYHSARHGRSIARSIAAEHIRADHIEEKLVYPVTTESTDHPGGYRGAMEEFYGEAAARLAVHLDAGRTVAVLAEGDPMFYGSYMHMHKRLADRYPTEVIPGVTSVSAAAARLGTPLAEGEEVLTILPGTLPEEELTARLAATDAAVVMKLGRTFPAVRRAFEASGRLDEAHYVERATMAGERTGELADTDPDSVPYFAVAVLPSRIDAPRPEAGADAAGTGEVVVVGTGPAGPLWLTPETRGALAAADDLVGYTTYLDRVPVRPGQARHGSDNKVESERAEFALDLARRGRRVAVVSGGDPGIFAMATAVLEVASQDAYAKVPVRVLPGVTAANAAAARAGAPLGHDYATISLSDRLKPWEVIAARLRAAASADLVLALYNPGSRTRTEQVGKARDLLLELRSPDTPVVVGRDVGGPSESVRIVTLAELEPAEVDMRTILLVGSSQTRSVRRGDGRQIVWTPRRYPEA, from the coding sequence GTGAGCGAACAGAACACGGGCCGGCTGTACGGGGTGGGACTCGGGCCCGGCGATCCGGCACTGATGACCGTACGCGCGGTGCAGATCATCGCCGAGGCCGACGTCATCGCCTATCACAGCGCCCGTCACGGGCGGTCCATCGCACGCTCCATCGCCGCCGAGCACATCCGCGCGGACCACATCGAGGAGAAGCTGGTCTATCCGGTCACGACGGAGAGCACCGACCACCCCGGGGGCTACCGGGGTGCGATGGAGGAGTTCTACGGCGAGGCCGCGGCCCGGCTGGCGGTGCACCTGGACGCCGGACGGACGGTGGCGGTGCTCGCCGAGGGCGACCCGATGTTCTACGGCTCGTACATGCACATGCACAAGCGGCTCGCCGACCGCTATCCCACCGAGGTGATCCCCGGCGTCACTTCGGTCAGCGCGGCCGCCGCCCGGCTCGGCACCCCGCTCGCCGAGGGCGAAGAAGTGCTGACGATCCTGCCCGGCACCCTGCCGGAGGAGGAGCTGACGGCCAGGCTGGCCGCCACCGACGCCGCCGTGGTGATGAAGCTCGGGCGTACGTTCCCCGCGGTGCGCCGCGCCTTCGAGGCGTCGGGGCGGCTCGACGAGGCGCACTACGTCGAGCGGGCCACGATGGCCGGGGAACGTACCGGCGAACTGGCGGACACCGACCCGGACTCCGTGCCGTACTTCGCCGTCGCGGTGCTGCCCAGCCGGATCGACGCGCCCCGCCCGGAAGCGGGTGCGGACGCGGCCGGCACCGGTGAGGTCGTGGTCGTGGGTACCGGTCCCGCCGGACCGCTGTGGCTGACCCCGGAGACCCGCGGGGCGCTGGCCGCCGCCGACGACCTCGTCGGCTACACCACGTATCTGGACCGCGTCCCGGTCCGCCCAGGGCAGGCCCGCCACGGTTCGGACAACAAGGTGGAGTCGGAGCGCGCCGAGTTCGCCCTCGACCTGGCCCGCCGCGGCCGCCGCGTGGCCGTGGTGTCGGGCGGCGACCCGGGGATCTTCGCGATGGCGACCGCCGTGCTGGAGGTGGCCTCGCAGGACGCGTACGCGAAGGTGCCCGTGCGGGTGCTGCCCGGGGTGACCGCGGCCAACGCCGCCGCCGCCCGTGCGGGCGCGCCGCTCGGCCACGACTACGCCACGATCTCGCTCTCCGACCGGCTCAAGCCGTGGGAGGTCATCGCCGCCCGGCTGCGCGCGGCCGCGTCGGCGGATCTGGTGCTGGCGCTGTACAACCCGGGTTCGCGGACCCGTACCGAGCAGGTCGGCAAGGCCCGTGACCTGCTGCTGGAGCTCCGTTCGCCGGACACTCCGGTGGTCGTCGGCCGGGATGTGGGCGGGCCCTCGGAGAGCGTACGGATCGTCACCCTGGCCGAGCTGGAACCGGCCGAGGTCGACATGCGGACGATCCTGCTGGTCGGTTCCTCGCAGACGCGGTCGGTGCGGCGGGGGGACGGCCGGCAGATCGTGTGGACGCCGCGGCGGTACCCGGAGGCCTGA
- a CDS encoding FAD-binding oxidoreductase, which yields MDGTTLEAMRTALRGPVIGPQDPEYREARTIYNAMIDRRPAAVVRCTDAADVMAAVGFIRDEGLELAVRGGGHSGGGLCLVDDGVTLDLSPMRWAHIDPGTRTARVGGGSRLADLDHAAHGFGLATPAGIQSTTGIGGLTLGGGHGYLTRSYGLTVDNLLAADVVLADGSFVTANESENADLFWALRGGGGNFGVVTSFSFRLHPVDTVGVAITVWPVDRTREVLEWYRDFLPQAPEELNGFFAALSVPPGPPFPEELHGQKMCGVVWCWTGDPAVLEETLKVVNEPGPPAFHFTAPMPYPALQAMFDDLLPAGLQWYWRGNLFDRITDAAIDVHTKYAENLPTDLSTMHLYPVDGAAHRLGPDDTAWAYRDAVWSGVIAGIDPDPDSAERLREWCVDYWEELHPHSMGGTYVNFIGAGETPDRVKATYRGHYDRLAKIKQAYDPDNFFHANQNITPADQH from the coding sequence ATGGACGGCACCACTCTCGAAGCGATGCGAACCGCTCTGCGCGGCCCGGTCATCGGCCCGCAGGACCCGGAGTACCGCGAGGCCCGCACGATCTACAACGCCATGATCGACCGGCGTCCGGCCGCCGTGGTGCGGTGCACGGACGCGGCCGACGTCATGGCCGCGGTCGGCTTCATCCGCGACGAAGGTCTCGAACTCGCCGTACGGGGCGGCGGACACAGCGGTGGCGGACTGTGCCTGGTGGACGACGGCGTCACCCTCGACCTGTCACCCATGCGCTGGGCGCACATCGATCCGGGCACCCGGACCGCCCGCGTCGGCGGCGGCAGCAGGCTCGCCGACCTCGACCACGCCGCCCACGGCTTCGGGCTCGCCACCCCGGCCGGGATCCAGTCCACCACGGGCATCGGCGGCCTCACCCTCGGCGGCGGCCACGGCTATCTCACCCGCAGCTACGGCCTGACGGTGGACAACCTGCTCGCAGCGGACGTCGTACTGGCCGACGGCAGCTTCGTCACCGCGAACGAGAGCGAGAACGCCGATCTGTTCTGGGCGCTGCGGGGCGGCGGCGGGAACTTCGGCGTCGTCACCTCGTTCAGCTTCCGGCTGCATCCGGTGGACACCGTCGGTGTGGCGATCACCGTATGGCCGGTCGACCGGACCCGCGAAGTCCTCGAGTGGTACCGGGATTTCCTGCCGCAGGCGCCCGAGGAGCTGAACGGATTCTTCGCCGCGCTCAGCGTGCCGCCCGGCCCGCCGTTCCCGGAGGAGCTGCACGGCCAGAAGATGTGCGGCGTCGTCTGGTGCTGGACCGGCGACCCCGCGGTACTCGAAGAGACCCTCAAGGTCGTGAACGAACCGGGCCCGCCGGCCTTCCACTTCACCGCACCGATGCCGTACCCCGCGCTGCAGGCCATGTTCGACGACCTGCTCCCGGCCGGTCTGCAGTGGTACTGGCGCGGCAACCTCTTCGACCGGATCACGGACGCCGCCATCGACGTGCACACCAAGTACGCCGAGAACCTCCCCACCGATCTGTCGACCATGCATCTGTACCCGGTGGACGGAGCCGCCCACCGGCTGGGCCCCGACGACACGGCCTGGGCCTACCGGGACGCGGTCTGGTCCGGTGTCATCGCGGGCATCGACCCGGACCCGGACAGCGCCGAGAGGCTCAGGGAGTGGTGCGTGGACTACTGGGAGGAGCTGCATCCGCACTCGATGGGCGGCACGTACGTGAACTTCATCGGCGCGGGTGAGACGCCGGACCGGGTGAAGGCCACCTACCGCGGTCACTACGACAGGCTCGCCAAGATCAAGCAGGCCTACGACCCGGACAACTTCTTCCACGCCAACCAGAACATCACCCCCGCCGATCAGCACTGA